The following nucleotide sequence is from Natronosalvus caseinilyticus.
CCCGTGAAGACACACGTTTTTATGTGAGACGGCGCTCTACGTGAAGTATGTCGAACACGCGCCCTCGCGGCGAGACCTTCGATCAGACGGACGTCGACCTCCTCGAGTACGTCGAGAACGACTTCGACGTCAACCTCAACGTCCTCTCGGAGGAACTCGGCCTGTCGAAATCCGCGATCCACTACCGACTCGAGAAACTCAAGGACCGGGGCGTCATCCGGGGGATCACGGCCGATCTCGATCCGGTGCCCTTCGGACTGGACATGGTGGCGCTGACGGAGATTTCGGTCACCCACGAGCAGGGGTACTCCGAGGACATTGGAACCGAACTCGCGGCGATCGATGGCATCGAACAGGTCTACTACACGATGGGCGACGTGGACTTCGTGACGATCGTGCGCGTCCAGGACCGCGAGCAAATGAACGAGGTCATCGACGAAATCGTCGGCATCGAGGGAGTGAAGGAAACGTCCTCGCGATTCGTCATGGACGAGATCAAGAGCACTCCGCGGGTCGTTTCGGTGATGTCTGAGGAGATGAAACAGGTCGTCCAGGACGGGGATCGCTGATCGGCGTCTCGACTCGAGCGTTTCGAACGGAGGATAGGGCCTACGCGTTCGGCCAGCGTTCGATGTACACCGTCTCGTCGGTGTAGAACCGGACGACGTCCTCCGCCTGGGCGTGGAGATCGCCGAAGAACGAGTCTTTCTGCCCGCCGAAGTGGAAGAAGGCCATCGGCGCGGCCGTTCCGGCGTTGACCGCGAGGTTGCCCGCCTCCGCCCGGTGGCGGAACTGGCGGGCCTCCGAGCCACTTTCGGTGAAGAGGCTCGCGGCGTTGCCGAAGTCGCTGCGGTTCATGACCTCGATTCCCTCCGCGACGCTCTCGACCGACATCGCGGCGAGGACGGGGCCGAATATTTCCTCTCGGCAGATGGTCATCTCCGGGGTCACGTCCCGGAAGAGACAGGGACCGAGGAAGTTGCCCTCGCCGTCGCGACCGACGTCCCGGCCGTCGACGACCAGTTCGGCTCCCTCCTCGAGACCGGTTTCGACGTGCTCCCGGACTCGCTCCTCGTGTTCGGGCGTGATCAGCGGGCCGACGGTAGTCTCGGGGTCGAGGCCGTCGCCGACGACCTGTGCCTCGGTTTCGGCGGCGAGGAGGTCGACGAACTCCTCGTACACCGGTTCCTCGACCAGCACGACGTCGTTGGCGAGACAGCGCTCGCCCGAGCACGCCAGCGCGGAACTCACCGTCTTCTCGGCGGCGAACTCGAGGTCGGCGGTCGCGGAGACGACGACGTGGTTCTTCGCCCCACCCTGGGCCTGGACGCGCTTGCCGTGGGCGGCCGCCTTCTCGTAGACGTGTTTCGCGACGGGGGTGGAGCCGACGAAGGAGATGCCGGCGACGTCGGGGTGCTCGAGCAGGGCGTCGACGGTGTCGACGCTCCCGTTGACGAGCTGGACGACGCCGTCGGGGAAGCCGGCCTGCTCGATGAGTTCGAACAGCCGCTGGGTCACGAGCGGGTCCCGTTCGCTCGGTTTCAGAATGAAGCTGTTCCCGGTCGCGACCGCGTACGGGAGGAACCACAGCGGGATCATGCCGGGGAAGTTGAACGGGGTGACGGCGGCGAACACGCCGAGAGGCTCCCT
It contains:
- a CDS encoding Lrp/AsnC family transcriptional regulator, with the translated sequence MSNTRPRGETFDQTDVDLLEYVENDFDVNLNVLSEELGLSKSAIHYRLEKLKDRGVIRGITADLDPVPFGLDMVALTEISVTHEQGYSEDIGTELAAIDGIEQVYYTMGDVDFVTIVRVQDREQMNEVIDEIVGIEGVKETSSRFVMDEIKSTPRVVSVMSEEMKQVVQDGDR
- a CDS encoding CoA-acylating methylmalonate-semialdehyde dehydrogenase yields the protein MPHDTTEQFGTVKNYVDGGWVAPGADGQDVVNPATGDALGYVGFSTDEDVDAAVEAGLAAFEDWRETPVEARIQPLFELKRLLEDHLDELTEILVREHGKTMGEARGELRRGIENVEVACGIPTLMQAGHVQHAAPDIDETAVREPLGVFAAVTPFNFPGMIPLWFLPYAVATGNSFILKPSERDPLVTQRLFELIEQAGFPDGVVQLVNGSVDTVDALLEHPDVAGISFVGSTPVAKHVYEKAAAHGKRVQAQGGAKNHVVVSATADLEFAAEKTVSSALACSGERCLANDVVLVEEPVYEEFVDLLAAETEAQVVGDGLDPETTVGPLITPEHEERVREHVETGLEEGAELVVDGRDVGRDGEGNFLGPCLFRDVTPEMTICREEIFGPVLAAMSVESVAEGIEVMNRSDFGNAASLFTESGSEARQFRHRAEAGNLAVNAGTAAPMAFFHFGGQKDSFFGDLHAQAEDVVRFYTDETVYIERWPNA